Genomic DNA from Halococcus hamelinensis 100A6:
AAACAGCGCAAGACGAAAGGCACCCTCTCGGACGTTCTTGGCAAGCCATCCGTGGGTGTCATCGACCGCGACGAGGAGGCCGGCCTGGTCGAAATCGCAAAGCCTGTCGGCGTCGTCGGCGCTGTAGTACCCTCGACGAATCCGGGCGCAACGCCGGGGAACCTCGCCATGATGGCGCTCAAAGGTCGCAACGCCATTGTGCTTTCGCCCTCGCCGGGCGGGGTCGAGACATGCGAACTCGTCGTTGAGTACATCCACGAAGAACTCGAAAAAGTGGGTGCGCCAACCGACCTCGTTCAAATGGTTCCGCGACCGATCAACAAAGCAACCACTTACGAGCTGATGGAGCAGGTCGATCTGCTACAGGTAACCGGGTCAGGTAGCAACGTGGAACATGGCGAGGAATCAGGGACGCCGAACTACTGTGTTGGCGAAGGAAACGCGGTATCGGTCGTTGACAGCACGGCCAACCTTCCGGCGGCCGCCAACCGGATTCAAGAGAGCAAGACGTTCGATTACGCAACGAGCTGTTCGAGCGATAACTCCGCTGTGGTCGTTGAGAGCGTCCATGAGGACTTCCTCGCTGCGCTCGAAGCCGAGGGTGGCTACGTCTGCAGTGACGAGGAGCGCGCGAAACTCGAATCGACCATGTTCCCGGAGGGCCACGGCTCACTCAGCGGCGAGGTCGTCGGCCAGCCGCCTGCGGACATCGCCGCCGCCGCAGACCTCGGAGAGGAAGCGCAGGATGCGTCCTTCTTCGTCGTCGAGGGCGAAGGCGTTGGTTCTGACTATCCGCTGTCCGGCGAGAAGATATCGGTCGTGCTCACCGTTTACGAAGCTCCTGATTTCGATTCGGCGCTCGACCGAACTAGTGATATCCTCGACTTCGAGGGTACTGGTCACTCTTGTGGCCTTCACACCACCGATGACGACCACGCTGAACGTATCGGACACGAGATCGATGTTGCCCGCCTCCTTATCAATCAGCCACAATGTTACGGCAACGGTGGAAACTTCGATAATGGCTTGGAGTTCACTCTCTCGATGGGGGCTGGGACGTGGGGGGGCAACCAGACCGACGAAAACATCAACTATACACACTTCCTCAACACGACGACCGTATCGCGCCCTCTCTCCGAGGAGGTCCCAAGCGACGAGGCGGTATTCGGATCCTATCTCGAAAGATACGGACGATAGAGTTCCTCGGTTTCGTAGTCAGCAAACGGCCCATCCCGTTATCGTTGGTCCCGAAGCGTCTATCAAACGTATTGAAGCCAAACCTTCTCCATGTTCTAGAATGGAGTATTGGGTTAGTTCGAGACAGATGCACGATCTGTCCGTGTTTCCCTCTTAGATATCCCCGAATAATCTCCTCGAAGCTCAAATAGTGGGGAGGACAACCAGAACAAGTAGTAACGGGGTCACTGTACATTTGCCGCTGGGATCGACAAACGTACCAACGGTAACGATGTCGGTACAATTCTCGGTAATTGTGAGCGAAGCACGGCGGTCCTCGCGTTGATGAAGTTGGTACGGAATCAGTGCAGCCGGCCGATTCTATCAATTATACAATATAAAAGACCGATTGATCTAACTCGATTGAAAGGTGGTTAACCACGATCCGTCGTAAAGTGAGAGACATCGCCATATCGAATCAGAGGTTAGCTTTAATAGCCTGTTCGTTTTTCGTCGCTCATGGAGCTTTCTCACGCAAGCACCACGCTTAATTGGTTGTTATGTTATCTACTCATGTGAGAAAGGGGTCGGATTCCGTCATGCAGCGCTGACGGATATATATCGAATATCCCTTCCAAGAAGTCTGTAAGAGAGTTCCAGCCTATGCGGCGAAGTAGATAAAACAAAGATGGATCAAATGTTCACTCGGCGGGAGGTCGTTGGCACAGGAATCGGACTCGGAGCGGCTGGTTTAGCTGGTTGTACCAGTATATCCGGTGAGAACACAGGGTCTGGCGGAACGAACAACTCTACAAGCGGATCAGGTGGGAACTATCCCTCTGAAGAGGTCTCGGTCATCGTTCCGTGGTCTCAAGGTGGTGGAACGGATCGTTCGACCCGTGCACTCACCCCGACGTGGTCGAAGAAGCTCGGGGCGAATTTCGTCGTCCAAAATTATCCCGGCGGCTCCACACAGGTCGGTGGCGAGAAGCTCTACAACGCCACTGCGGACGGGTACAACATCGCCATGTGGAATCTGCCACAAATGCAAGCGACTTGGCTGTTTCAAGACGCTCCGTATGATGGGTCGGACTTTGATTATATAGGGACAAACCACTGGGACCCAACGATGTGGTTTGCCCCGCAGGATAGTCCATACGAGAACATGACGGAGTTCATCGAGTACTCGCGAAATAATAGTGTCACTGTAGGGACGACAGCAGCTATCGGGAATACCGCACTGTCAGCACTCCTCGTTAAAGATTCCTATAATCTCGATTACCAGCTGGTGAACCTCGAAGGTGGCTCTTCGGTCCGGCAGGCAGTGCTGGCCGGCGACGTCGATGCAGCAGTCAACCAGCCATGGGCATTCAACCCATCGAACGTTGGGAAAGTAACCGCACTTGGAACGCACACTTCTGAGCCACAGAGCCTCTGGCCGAATACTCCGACGTTCAAGCAGCTCGGTATGACTGACGTCCCCTTAGTCGACGAGGGGCTTGGACAGTGGAAACTAGTCGTTGCACCCGGTGGGCTCAAGAAGAACCACCCTGACCGGTTTCAGCAATTAGTGAAGACGTACAAACGGACGATGAACGACAATGACTACCGCCAACGGGCGAAACAGCAGGGCAAACTTACCAAGATCCTTCAGTACAATGGTCCAGAGAAGACCAAGAACATCGTCAACCAGAACACGAAGTTTATGAAGAAATACCGCTCACTGATCGAGAACTTCAGACAAGGGTAATACCTTCTACACACATATCTATGAACATATCCGATTCGGATAAACCAAGCTTCAGCTTACTGGATAGAGAGGTGGTCGTTGATCCCGGTGAGGCGATCTTGCCGGTAGTAGTGCTGATTGGGTGCGGTATATACTACGGAGGGACGCGTAGCCTACCCAGCCAGTCCATGGTATATGCTGGACCGTTGCTGTACGGAACGGCGGCGCTTGCAGTTATTACATTTGCTCAGCATTCACTCACTATCGGACAAAAAACCGGTGAAGCTACCCCTCCCACACAAACATCTGAAGGGCAGACGGTCACCTCAGCAACCGATGCCGCTGAAGCGACCGCTGAGTCTGGGACCGGGACCGAACCCGAGTCAAACAACAAATACTTCAATCGCTACACTGCGGCTGGGCTAGTTGTTCTCTCGGCTGGCTACGTGTTTTCGCTTGAGATACTCGGGTTCATCTTTCCGACCGTTGGGTTTCTGGCAGCGTTGGTAACACTGTTCGGTGAACGCCGGCCGATATACATTACCACGTACTCAGTCGCT
This window encodes:
- the sauS gene encoding acylating sulfoacetaldehyde dehydrogenase — encoded protein: MSLQKNTSTDHEPTVIVSELIENAEAAMAAIDDYDQERTDELVQAVGWAIYPEKRAREISEVAVETTGLGNVEDKISKKQRKTKGTLSDVLGKPSVGVIDRDEEAGLVEIAKPVGVVGAVVPSTNPGATPGNLAMMALKGRNAIVLSPSPGGVETCELVVEYIHEELEKVGAPTDLVQMVPRPINKATTYELMEQVDLLQVTGSGSNVEHGEESGTPNYCVGEGNAVSVVDSTANLPAAANRIQESKTFDYATSCSSDNSAVVVESVHEDFLAALEAEGGYVCSDEERAKLESTMFPEGHGSLSGEVVGQPPADIAAAADLGEEAQDASFFVVEGEGVGSDYPLSGEKISVVLTVYEAPDFDSALDRTSDILDFEGTGHSCGLHTTDDDHAERIGHEIDVARLLINQPQCYGNGGNFDNGLEFTLSMGAGTWGGNQTDENINYTHFLNTTTVSRPLSEEVPSDEAVFGSYLERYGR
- a CDS encoding tripartite tricarboxylate transporter substrate binding protein translates to MFTRREVVGTGIGLGAAGLAGCTSISGENTGSGGTNNSTSGSGGNYPSEEVSVIVPWSQGGGTDRSTRALTPTWSKKLGANFVVQNYPGGSTQVGGEKLYNATADGYNIAMWNLPQMQATWLFQDAPYDGSDFDYIGTNHWDPTMWFAPQDSPYENMTEFIEYSRNNSVTVGTTAAIGNTALSALLVKDSYNLDYQLVNLEGGSSVRQAVLAGDVDAAVNQPWAFNPSNVGKVTALGTHTSEPQSLWPNTPTFKQLGMTDVPLVDEGLGQWKLVVAPGGLKKNHPDRFQQLVKTYKRTMNDNDYRQRAKQQGKLTKILQYNGPEKTKNIVNQNTKFMKKYRSLIENFRQG
- a CDS encoding tripartite tricarboxylate transporter TctB family protein codes for the protein MNISDSDKPSFSLLDREVVVDPGEAILPVVVLIGCGIYYGGTRSLPSQSMVYAGPLLYGTAALAVITFAQHSLTIGQKTGEATPPTQTSEGQTVTSATDAAEATAESGTGTEPESNNKYFNRYTAAGLVVLSAGYVFSLEILGFIFPTVGFLAALVTLFGERRPIYITTYSVALTAVTWAIFIYWLNIPL